From the genome of Candidatus Methylomirabilota bacterium, one region includes:
- the murC gene encoding UDP-N-acetylmuramate--L-alanine ligase produces MFKRYQHLHFVGIGGAGMSGIAEVLLNLGYRVTGSDARRGEMVERLERLGAKVFIGHDASHVEGAHVVVYSSAVARDNVEVQAARLRGIPVIPRAEMLAELMRLKYGIAVAGTHGKTTTTSMVAAVLGAGGFDPTVVVGGRVHGLGANARLGQGEFLVAEADESDGSFLKLSPTIAVVTTIDAEHLDHYGSLDAVRAAFLTFANKVPFYGAAVLCLDQPNIQQMIPAVEKRVITYGLEASADLTARRLEFAGTTARFEVLRRGRALGPVSLQVPGRHNVLNALAAVAVGLDLDMPFDVIAGALAGFTGVQRRFQIRGEARGVLVVDDYGHHPAEIRATLAAAKAGYDRRVITVFQPHRYSRTRDLRQEFLTAFNQADVLVVMDIYGAGETPIPGVSARDLAEGIAAHGHREVHYMNGDRAAVVAFLCESTRSGDLVLTLGAGDVGALGAEVLARLSGTGAEPERR; encoded by the coding sequence ATGTTTAAGCGCTACCAGCACCTGCACTTCGTGGGCATCGGCGGCGCGGGCATGAGCGGCATCGCCGAGGTGCTGCTGAACCTGGGCTACCGCGTGACCGGCTCCGACGCGCGGCGCGGGGAGATGGTCGAGCGCCTCGAGCGCCTGGGTGCCAAGGTGTTCATCGGCCACGACGCGTCCCACGTCGAGGGCGCCCACGTGGTCGTCTATTCCTCCGCCGTCGCCCGCGACAACGTCGAGGTCCAGGCGGCCCGGCTGCGCGGCATCCCGGTCATTCCCCGCGCCGAGATGCTCGCCGAGCTGATGCGGCTCAAGTACGGCATCGCCGTCGCGGGCACCCACGGCAAGACCACCACGACCTCGATGGTGGCAGCGGTGCTGGGGGCGGGCGGCTTCGATCCCACCGTGGTGGTGGGCGGCCGAGTCCACGGCCTCGGCGCCAACGCGCGGCTCGGGCAGGGAGAATTCCTCGTCGCCGAGGCGGACGAGTCCGACGGCTCGTTCCTCAAGCTCTCGCCCACGATTGCCGTCGTTACCACCATCGACGCGGAGCACCTGGACCACTACGGCAGCCTCGACGCCGTCCGCGCGGCCTTCCTCACCTTCGCGAACAAGGTGCCGTTCTATGGCGCCGCCGTGCTGTGCCTGGATCAGCCGAACATCCAGCAGATGATTCCCGCCGTCGAGAAGCGCGTGATCACCTACGGGCTCGAGGCCAGCGCCGACCTCACCGCGCGGCGGCTCGAGTTCGCGGGCACCACCGCCCGCTTCGAGGTGCTGCGGCGCGGTCGCGCCCTCGGACCGGTGTCGCTCCAGGTGCCGGGTCGGCACAACGTGCTCAACGCCCTCGCCGCCGTCGCGGTGGGGCTCGACCTCGACATGCCCTTCGACGTCATCGCGGGCGCGCTCGCCGGATTCACGGGCGTGCAGCGCCGCTTCCAGATCCGCGGGGAGGCCCGCGGTGTCCTCGTGGTGGACGACTATGGACACCATCCCGCCGAGATCCGCGCCACCCTCGCCGCCGCCAAGGCGGGGTACGACCGACGCGTCATCACGGTGTTCCAGCCGCACCGCTACAGCCGCACGCGCGACCTGCGTCAGGAGTTCCTCACCGCCTTCAACCAGGCCGATGTGCTGGTGGTGATGGACATCTACGGCGCCGGCGAGACGCCCATCCCGGGCGTCAGCGCGCGCGATCTCGCCGAGGGCATCGCCGCCCACGGCCATCGTGAAGTGCACTACATGAACGGCGACCGCGCGGCGGTCGTCGCCTTCCTGTGTGAATCCACGCGCTCCGGGGATCTCGTGCTGACCCTCGGAGCCGGTGATGTGGGTGCGCTGGGCGCCGAGGTGCTCGCCCGACTGAGCGGGACCGGCGCCGAGCCCGAGAGGAGATAA